GTGTCGATTTTGCTAAGATACGTAATTActttttaggtttaaaatttttttaaaaacagaatcgAATTTCACGAGTTGTGATATTGTGTTAAAATACCAGGATATTCTAAGTCACAAGTAAAAATAGAGCGATAACGGAAAAAAAACACGTTCGAAAAAActcatatttatgttaaaatcgGCGCAAATAGAGGacgtaaaaagttattttagggCACGATTCAAAACTCGCGTGCGGtcaaattatagtatttaaaatatcagaatttttttaatttacgagGGGAAAGTAgtaataaataccaaaaaaattatcaaaatctccctttatatttacaataaaattcgtGTAAATAAAGcgcatcaaaattttatatacatatttaaatgcaagaCTCAAAATTAAAGTATCATAATAGCGTATATAAAATATTGGGACTTTCGAAACCTTTTAGAAAAGGGCAGcaatatttgaaacaataaaaaacaaatcgGTACAAATAAACcaggtcaaaattttttttatctaaatgagCGATTCTTTACTCGCAATTCGTAATAATATCGTGctataatattgatattttaaaaaccatgcaGAAATACGTAGCTATTACAGCCGAAAAATGGATCAAAAGCCATTTAGATTTTCCATGAAGTTtgcacaaataaaacttttcataactttcaaaatttgcgATTTCAGAAACTACGTATAAATGGGTAGCAATAACTACCGAAAAGTCATTggatttataatgaaatttgcaCACACGACGAGCGTCAAAAGTGATaactaaaattcgaaattcgcattttgtaataatgatgtattgaaaatattaggattttcaaaactatgcTTAAATCTGTAGAGTTAAGCATCGAAGAAAAAACGATCGAAAAACTACATAGATTGAAATCGGATgcgtcaaaaacttaaaaggtggaaatttcgaattatttttttttaatttttcaaaaagaaaatttttttttcttctcattttgttgaacaaaatttgttcaGATTGCGTCCGTTGGCAGCACATCGAGGGTTAGTGGGCCGCtggttgtgcacccctaccCTTGAGTCAGGGTATCCACGATTACCTATAgctaaaatttgagaaaaatggaGTGTTAGAAATTTTTGCTTCACTCACATTATACATTGCTAACCAGggttttctttttccttaaaaaaaaaaatgggctTATGGGTGGGTCAAAAACCCttagctgccaacatggatgGGGAAAAATCCAGTATATTTTGAgaaacaataaacattttatgatatCTATTGCgtaatatactaaatatattatagtcatcaaaataaagaaactttaatacacaaataactttaaatggtctgcaatattttccatttattgacattaaataaattttgattttttttttattatgtcaactcttattttaaatagtagtaCACAAGTAATTCATTATTGACAGTTAAAAACTTAACTCAAAAagggagttctgaataaaaataagctgaaaattttagaacaaaggaaaaaaaaaagcccttAAATGATAACTATACGGCTCGCTTCTTTAtgtattagtaatttttacttaaatagcaagtaataaatttttattattggcgatcgaaatgggctgcaggtggcgtacagcagaactctctacctatggtaACACTTCGCGTGCTTTCCCCATTaacgtgtggagagtcatagaggaaggaaatacgttagtttctctcttgattttcatatagattagaatctttttaagttggaaaactacatggaactgaaaactacattaaacatagttctaaagaaaagtatcacggaaattttaaaaaatatatttattaaataaaaagtcaaaattaaaagaaaagtgaaaatcgtagtacattcctatacaactgaaaagaggaggagagggaagggataAAGGtcaaaggcatgaaaccggtctctccccagatggcagATTCGAGAGTTGCGATTGCTAATATCAGTTGTCCAGGTGAAGCTGACAAAATCCAGAAGTCAGCTGGTAACATTTTAACCCTTAACACACTGCATTCAGACTAGTAGACAGCAGCAATTGTTTGACTATAGCTTACATACATAAATATTGtgcaaaatttgagagaaaagactttaaacataaaaatgtgaACTGCATTAAATTACCTGTTTAATAAGTCGCTTGTTCTACCCACTGCACCATCTTCATAAGAACTCGCAGATTCATAGGAACTTGAAGAATCATCAGTACTTGTGGCAGGTCTTCGAAATTCATACAAATTGCTATCGCTTGAATCATCTTCGAGTGCAGTCGGCGGAAGCCATTCAGGATCAGattctaaattatattgttCTAGCAATGACCGGGTTCTTTCAAATACAATACTTCCATTTGGAGCCGTAGGGCTGGCGACATCATTCATAGGCATAGATCGTCGGTCGGCACATCGAGACTTTAGCTTCGGTCGTAATTTAAACCTGCTGCTTTGATTAGAAGGAGAGCTGTCATTGTTTGAGGTGCTGGAATCTGTAATGTTAGATGATCTGTAACTTGGTCCAGCAACAGGCTCTATATTATTACCTGAAGTGGAATCAACCTTATTTAGATGTTGGAAAGTCCTTTTACGTGAAGGTTGGGGAGCTGCTTCTAATTGTTCCTCTTCATCTGTTGAATCTAAAATTTGAGTCAAGAGTCTTCGCTTCGCAGGCCTGACGATACTTTCGGGCTCTTCTTCAACAAAAACCTCAGCGGGCTCAGCAGCCAAAACACTCGAATCCTCGAGAGATGCTGGACTTGAAGCACGAGGATATTCGATGCTTGAATTATTATCTTCCGCTTGTTCATTGGCTGCAGATCTTATTTGTCCAAAATGGTCATTAATACGTTCCTGCAACTGCTCCAATTCAAACATCATACTTTCTCTTGTTGGACGAGGACTCGACCAATTTGCTTCTGACTCATCAGATTGTTGGTTTGTTGAATCATCCGAAGAAATTGAACTAAATTCTGACAGATTTGAATTCtctgtgaaattaaaaagtatttcagtaGGGGAAATGCTTACAATTGAAGAATCTGAAGTAAAATCTTCACTTTCTCTGAtgctttttaattcttcttttaatttttttaatttctcccgatactcttttaatttttcatcttttcctgaaaaaaaaaaggcttagattaaaacattgtaacaaataaaacattacgAAGCTAAGAAAGAGTTAGTAAACACCTTAAAACCacagaataaaaatgaacaaagcattaataaaattttttgagcgaAATAATATTGTTGACAAAAAAGCAACTTAATAAATGTTGTAACAAGGTGATCAAATTACTTTATACAACCATACGAAATCTACATTTCAAATCAATAGctgtaaaacataattataatatattcaaaaacatgtatttattaCTATGAATTTTACGAAGCAAAAGggctaattttgtttttttttgacattgttttaaaagaattgcacTAAAAAATTgactaagaaaatttaaataattttaactattaaaagatTATAACTGCCAAACTGTACAGAAAAAACTTCTTAGCATTTCCAGAAGTTACATATTAAGGCATTTAAGTTAGTTATGAATTATAAACATATTGAAGTATTCAGGGTTGGGTTTTGGACAGGATATGTGGGTTTTATTGTCTTAAACTAGataaaactgtcttaaagtgtccaaaaccttgaactttggtaaaaggtaaaaattctataggtaTATCCcttgtacacataataattacatgtatcaataaatattcgatattttttacgcattttactttaaggaaaataatataatatattaggaaaaggtttataatttttgaagctccacaattcagtgaacaacaaaagtgaatacctaatcctttagatataaatatgcttttaatactaataaatcatgtttttgtataaggataaataatgcaatattaaaaaataataatttaaaaaaaaaatattaaatttgtttaaaaattatccttttatttttcacaatatttttttaaaattttttttataatttctgcatcacaggataaaaaagacattattttaaaaaaaattgtttttcaacataaatatattagtttaaattgaaaatacaaaataactgaaaaatgtattaacagttttgaagggcaTAACAACAGTTTAAGTTACTGACACTGGTGATGTATCACCACTAGGCTAAAAGAATcgaacatgaatgaaataaaagtattcttgaatagtagtactatagataaataaacttGTTTATGACTAGCCAGTCCCTAATAGCTTAACCTGTATGGCAAGGTCAAACTTCAGTTATGTACTATTGACTGAGAGgaccaattgaacttgattactgattagattaattttcttttgtttaatgtttaaattgaagagtcaaatattaataaaacattatacctttaaaaacaaatattctctagtagatttatttatcagtatgttattagttctatgtttattttaccttttaaatattgataaaattgtgacataatttgagtaaaagggttttggacagtCTAAGACAGTTTTGGACACTGATTAATCCAttgtcctaaaccttgccaaccctggAAGTATTGTATGTACATTTCatattacacataaaaaaattacatcgaataaaatttaaaaaatctacaaCCTTAAGATTAAGTTATAATCTttcaaagaagtaaaaaatgttcgccaaaatatgataaaatgttgCTAGCTGCTAAATTACGCGATATGATACAGTTCATTACTtccgaattattttaatacccAAGTTTGAAAAAGTGTCCCAGGCAATATTTGCCTGTTGTTTGAAAATCGTTCTCTATCTGTGccctaatttatatttcaaatatgccaaaaacaattaaaattttcttgctatTTTCAACGatattattttgagttaaaCAAAATATGCTACAGCCTAAGTGAAACCTTATTTAGATAACATTAActacttaaattaatatgaaaaaattattttaagcacttttaaatacaattaaaacatAGGGTCAGGTAGGTATAAAATCAACCTTTTTCTAAAGAAGTccctaaaattattgaattaattttaatgacaattttGACGAATTTTATATATGATCTATATATATGCATTGGATGTGTAAAAATGAATGATAactcaattttattatattgttttattacagTAATGAATTCAAAGGAGCATGTTTTGACGTACCCACTTTAAAGTGGGTATAGTTctaaaatctatattatataaaacgctaatacgtacgtatgtaacAATAAAGCcgatgatatttattttctcgcATTGGcaacagtttcatttttaattgaaaggcttcggcgcgcaagagcatgtagtgagcatcatacggctaatctatattatataaaacgctaatatgttttaattgataggcttcggcgcgcaagagcatgtagtgagcatcatatggctaatcgggtgaattctcaccgaattatcaaaataattctcacaaaattatcttcaccaaagccgatgctttacatccggcgttcagtactatttcatattgttttacaacacatggttttagccctctggtgggaaagactttaaaacaaaacttacaacagttacttttctcaacaactgaaatttagaatagtgtgattaagaaaaatatgtgaactgtttgcaatttcaaattaatattgaaatgNNNNNNNNNNNNNNNNNNNNNNNNNNNNNNNNNNNNNNNNNNNNNNNNNNNNNNNNNNNNNNNNNNNNNNNNNNNNNNNNNNNNNNNNNNNNNNNNNNNNNNNNNNNNNNNNNNNNNNNNNNNNNNNNNNNNNNNNNNNNNNNNNNNNNNNNNNNNNNNNNNNNNNNNNNNNNNNNNNNNNNNNNNNNNNNNNNNNNNNNNNNNNNNNNNNNNNNNNNNNNNNNNNNNNNNNNNNNNNNNNNNNNNNNNNNNNNNNNNNNNNNNNNNNNNNNNNNNNNNNNNNNNNNNNNNNNNNNNNNNNNNNNNNNNNNNNNNNNNNNNNNNNNNNNNNNNNNNNNNNNNNNNNNNNNNNNNNNNNNNNNNNNNNNNNNNNNNNNNNNNNNNNNNNNNNNNNNNNNNNNNNNNNNNNNNNNNNNNNNNNNNNNNNNNNNNNNNNNNNNNNNNNNNNNNNNNNNNNNNNNNNNNNNNNNNNNNNNNNNNNNNNNNNNNNNNNNNNNNNNNNNNNNNNNNNNNNNNNNNNNNNNNNNNNNNNNNNNNNNNNNNNNNNNNNNNNNNNNNNNNNNNNNNNNNNNNNNNNNNNNNNNNNNNNNNNNNNNNNNNNNNNNNNNNNNNNNNNNNNNNNNNNNNNNNNNNNNNNNNNNNNNNNNNNNNNNNNNNNNNNNNNNNNNNNNNNNNNNNNNNNNNNNNNNNNNNNNNNNNNNNNNNNNNNNNNNNNNNNNNNNNNNNNNNNNNNNNNNNNNNNNNNNNNNNNNNNNNNNNNNNNNNNNNNNNNNNNNNNNNNNNNNNNNNNNNNNNNNNNNNNNNNNNNNNNNNNNNNNNNNNNNNNNNNNNNNNNNNNNNNNNNNNNNNNNNNNNNNNNNNNNNNNNNNNNNNNNNNNNNNNNNNNNNNNNNNNNNNNNNNNNNNNNNNNNNNNNNNNNNNNNNNNNNNNNNNNNNNNNNNNNNNNNNNNNNNNNNNNNNNNNNNNNNNNNNNNNNNNNNNNNNNNNNNNNNNNNNNNNNNNNNNNNNNNNNNNNNNNNNNNNNNNNNNNNNNNNNNNNNNNNNNNNNNNNNNNNNNNNNNNNNNNNNNNNNNNNNNNNNNNNNNNNNNNNNNNNNNNNNNNNNNNNNNNNNNNNNNNNNNNNNNNNNNNNNNNNNNNNNNNNNNNNNNNNNNNNNNNNNNNNNNNNNNNNNNNNNNNNNNNNNNNNNNNNNNNNNNNNNNNNNNNNNNNNNNNNNNNNNNNNNNNNNNNNNNNNNNNNNNNNNNNNNNNNNNNNNNNNNNNNNNNNNNNNNNNNNNNNNNNNNNNNNNNNNNNNNNNNNNNNNNNNNNNNNNNNNNNNNNNNNNNNNNNNNNNNNNNNNNNNNNNNNNNNNNNNNNNNNNNNNNNNNNNNNNNNNNNNNNNNNNNNNNNNNNNNNNNNNNNNNNNNNNNNNNNNNNNNNNNNNNNNNNNNNNNNNNNNNNNNNNNNNNNNNNNNNNNNNNNNNNNNNNNNNNNNNNNNNNNNNNNNNNNNNNNNNNNNNNNNNNNNNNNNNNNNNNNNNNNNNNNNNNNNNNNNNNNNNNNNNNNNNNNNNNNNNNNNNNNNNNNNNNNNNNNNNNNNNNNNNNNNNNNNNNNNNNNNNNNNNNNNNNNNNNNNNNNNNNNNNNNNNNNNNNNNNNNNNNNNNNNNNNNNNNNNNNNNNNNNNNNNNNNNNNNNNNNNNNNNNNNNNNNNNNNNNNNNNNNNNNNNNNNNNNNNNNNNNNNNNNNNNNNNNNNNNNNNNNNNNNNNNNNNNNNNNNNNNNNNNNNNNNNNNNNNNNNNNNNNNNNNNNNNNNNNNNNNNNNNNNNNNNNNNNNNNNNNNNNNNNNNNNNNNNNNNNNNNNNNNNNNNNNNNNNNNNNNNNNNNNNNNNNNNNNNNNNNNNNNNNNNNNNNNNNNNNNNNNNNNNNNNNNNNNNNNNNNNNNNNNNNNNNNNNNNNNNNNNNNNNNNNNNNNNNNNNNNNNNNNNNNNNNNNNNNNNNNNNNNNNNNNNNNNNNNNNNNNNNNNNNNNNNNNNNNNNNNNNNNNNNNNNNNNNNNNNNNNNNNNNNNNNNNNNNNNNNNNNNNNNNNNNNNNNNNNNNNNNNNNNNNNNNNNNNNNNNNNNNNNNNNNNNNNNNNNNNNNNNNNNNNNNATGTTCAGTAGTCGGGGTCACTGTGCCGAAGCATACGATAGCAAGTGACTAATTTTGCGCATTTTTCATTGCCCAGTCGATTTCTGAGTTTAGTATGGATGAGTCCAAAATTCGAGAAGATTCTGTCAATGGAAGCCTGTCATTGAGGATAATGATAACAAAAGGTTATTGCAATGTTGCAAGGAAACTCTAAAAGGGTTTCCCAGGCTTTTTCATGTTTCATTTctgtgtaaaatattgaaaaaaaaattgataagaaaagtttattttatgaggCTTTCTTTTTATGTACATGTGCTTCTCAAAGcaagattttatgaataaaagtaatCAATCTTGACgttcttcagtaatgtaatatgccaaacaaagTGATGCTTTGGAAAtgctgaaaattttgtttagtacctatcctaatattttacttcaaatagtatgttttgatataaacatgttgggaaaatgcaagaatcAGTTCTTAAATATcgtttaacaacttttttttttctaattttattgctcaaaaaggaattaattttaaattataagcagttaaactcaaataaaaatacagttttaccaaaactatgggttttttgacatgacggcaAAAACCATGGTAATaaccgtcatgtgtcaaaaacttgccaaccctggttccaatgaataagcaatttttctctttcaaatacGTGGTGTTGTAATATAAAGGGACAAGAAAAGGCAACGAGTCCAATTTTCTTTCTTgaccaaaatattaatttacttacaCTGCTAGAACTAATAGAATGTTTTTTGTACATtaagctaaaaagaaaaaacattagagaacataaatataattcatagaACAATCTATTTAagctataaatttattgaatcttTTCTCACCTTTAAGTCTTACCCTCAACTCATCAACGCAATTGTGAGTAAGAAGACTGCGACAGGATACCTTTAACCTACAGGAATCGCATCGAACGACACTGTGAAAACAAGAGTTTGTCTCGTGATCTTTGATATCTTTCCTAACAAACATTTGCTTGCAGGGTTTGTTTTTACATTGTACTAATTCATACGGACAATCCTTGACATGGGACTCACAGCTTTCTAATGGAAACTTAGCTTTGCAGCCTCTTTCTGAATTATGACAACGGAGTATAAGTTtcattatcatgtttttaactatGGGGACAACTTCTTGTAAGGTTGTGCGTGTGGTCCTCTTGCGGCATATCGGACAGTTCCTGTTGGTTTCGAGCCACTTTGCAATGCAAGTTCTGCAGAAAACATGGTTGCATGGAGACTGAACTGGATCACAGAAAATTGCTTGGCAAATACTACAAACCAGTTCTTCGTCAGGAGGAGGGATAAAGTTATCGACTTGATATGCCCAAACAGGAGGAgccatctaaaaaaaataatgataattaaaaacatgaaattgaaaactaatatttagaAGTGAATCTTGTTGGAGCAACATACACAAGGGATTGTCTAGCTGCCAAGATGCAGaggaaaaaaatccagtagattttcataaatgttgcgtaatgtaatgaatattttacacatagggaattttagacagttttatagtcatcaatatagaaaaactgcaatagtttccagttatgattgacattaaatatactcgaaatgttatgtattatgcgtattcataattttgaatagtaaataagcatttaattcattaaaggtaaataaaagattttttttttaaacttcaaagagagttttgaataaaaataaacggaacattttagaacaaaaaaaaagaagctctaaactgatttctataaatgaggttcGCTTCGTTATGTATTagtaacacttatttaaatattcaagcaagcaattaTTTGggtgaaaattttacttcaatagGGATCTTTCAGGAAACTATTACTAACAGCCATGGATTCTTATTAAGTTTAACTCTCctcttttaacaaaatgaaatctattcttttaaatattatcaatagcGTGACAAgggaatcttttaaaaatgagatattGCTTTAATTCGAAACATTTTGGTCCCCAGGTGCAGacattctagtttttaaaatcagccacattaacaaaatgaaacCAATTCTGTTATATATTATGAATAGCAAGTCAAGGGAATCTCTTCAAGATGAGCTATTgcttaaattcaaaatacttttgtcTCTATGGGTAGACATTTAATAACAGATTCGACTATAGATTAACACAtcataactaattatttatcaaataagcAATGTATTattcatacaataaaaaatattacttataacttgtaaaaaaaattcatttaaaaatatatttcaggcaaaacttttgtaaatgctacatttaaaattacaaataatgggAATTATGATTAGAAATCTAAAGTTGGGGTGGATAGAACCATAACCAATctcaaataaaacaacaaaaaattactattttaataatttacatgctTAATTGAATGGATTTTTCTTTACAGCAAATAACAAGTAAACATAAAACATAGTAAGTAAATaacatagaaaattataataaattgattattcACAACATGATCAAAACTTAAttgaactttaaatatatacaaaatttttgtaaatgttatgAAAAGAGAAGGAACtttttgtaaactaaaaaatacctAGGTAAACaccctaaattaaaataacccaGGCATTTCATATCTATAAACACACAAAGAAGTACACACAAATTCAAGACTAACATAATGGAAATTGTGACCCAAATAAAACAGAACACATATTTCTTAACAAGTATGTTATTTactagaaagaaatttttactatacattaaaaaagtaaaggaaaaaatttctaatcacaccaaatatttcataaattagttttgattacaaaatcaattccaaaaatatcttGTAGAGGCTTTCAAACTAGAGACAGATAAGTTTGAGGGGATATTTCGGTATCATGATCTGAATTTTGAATTCTTCTTATTAATAATACCAAATtgcgcaagaaaaaaaaatgtcaacgTGACGGCATTTGCCCCTAAATCGTCgtaattattagtattatacaTTGTCGCAGGGTGTAAGGTTATTGAATCACAAATAAAGCTTTGTGGCACCGTTAGAATTAAACAAAGTTAATACAGTACTCGG
Above is a window of Parasteatoda tepidariorum isolate YZ-2023 chromosome 5, CAS_Ptep_4.0, whole genome shotgun sequence DNA encoding:
- the LOC107452402 gene encoding uncharacterized protein, which codes for MAPPVWAYQVDNFIPPPDEELVCSICQAIFCDPVQSPCNHVFCRTCIAKWLETNRNCPICRKRTTRTTLQEVVPIVKNMIMKLILRCHNSERGCKAKFPLESCESHVKDCPYELVQCKNKPCKQMFVRKDIKDHETNSCFHSVVRCDSCRLKVSCRSLLTHNCVDELRVRLKGKDEKLKEYREKLKKLKEELKSIRESEDFTSDSSIVSISPTEILFNFTENSNLSEFSSISSDDSTNQQSDESEANWSSPRPTRESMMFELEQLQERINDHFGQIRSAANEQAEDNNSSIEYPRASSPASLEDSSVLAAEPAEVFVEEEPESIVRPAKRRLLTQILDSTDEEEQLEAAPQPSRKRTFQHLNKVDSTSGNNIEPVAGPSYRSSNITDSSTSNNDSSPSNQSSRFKLRPKLKSRCADRRSMPMNDVASPTAPNGSIVFERTRSLLEQYNLESDPEWLPPTALEDDSSDSNLYEFRRPATSTDDSSSSYESASSYEDGAVGRTSDLLNSFYASSDSDEWLPPGY